A stretch of Acropora muricata isolate sample 2 chromosome 7, ASM3666990v1, whole genome shotgun sequence DNA encodes these proteins:
- the LOC136922230 gene encoding glucosidase 2 subunit beta-like has protein sequence MKFYRSRKSYILCSLCIVIIFVFFSHWKTVSILDYSNSISVLHDKQNKRNIKTERNAERNEKCKLGKGQKIADNCANKLKDVVGVAPSDMRNYQPNEDGFFTCLDGKLNITWNSVNDDYCDCNDGTDEPGTDACPNTKFYCAGRAFHLPSSRINDGICDCCDGSDEWKRVTVRGDVLQEHDFNVKYAPCINTC, from the exons ATGAAATTCTACAGATCAAGGAAATCCTACATTCTATGCAGTTTATGTATCGTCATcatctttgtctttttttctcacTGGAAAACTGTCTCGATCTTGGATTACAGTAATAGCATCTCCGTCCTTCACGATAAACAAAATAAACGTAATATCAAAACTGAAAGAAACGCAGAGAGGAATGAAAAATGCAAGTTGGGAAAAGGCCAAAAGATAGCGGATAATTGTGCGAATAAACTAAAAG ATGTTGTTGGGGTTGCTCCTTCAGACATGAGAAATTATCAACCCAATGAGGATGGTTTCTTTACCTGTTTGGATGGAAAATTGAACATAACCTGGAATTCAGTCAATGATGACTACTGTGATTGTAATGACGGCACAGATGAACCAGGAACAGATGCTTGTCCAAATACAAA ATTTTACTGTGCAGGTAGAGCGTTCCACTTGCCATCCTCTCGCATTAATGATGGAATATGCGACTGTTGTGATGGCTCTGATGAATGGAAAAGAGTTACAGTGAGGGGAGATGTATTACAGGAACATGACTTCAATGTGAAATATGCACCATGTATAAATACTTGCTAG
- the LOC136922620 gene encoding E3 ubiquitin-protein ligase RNF19A-like — MTKEGAVETERSQGSLSEEVSKQNRNEDRGFSLRRIFSRSRSYKGDNSSDKFTRKNSSDSLAVCPVCYAMRSKSLFPEISTCEHRSCLECLRQYMTIEINESRVNLTCPECSERFHPNDIKLILNNDVLMAKYDEFTLRRILVADPDCRWCPAPDCGYAVIASGCASCPKLQCERPGCNTEFCYHCKQIWHPNLTCDSARMRRATHIKSITGSEGCNSNGSDDMKPCPRCGAFIIKMDDGSCNHMTCAVCGAEFCWLCMKEISDLHYLSPSGCTFWGKKPWSRKKKILWQMGTLIGAPLGIALAAGVVLPAMIIGIPVYVGRQVHDKYNKPYQSRRKRNAAISGAVTLSVLASPILAALTVGVGVPIALGYIYGVVPVSLCRSGGCATVTNIRNGKGVTLDFDEDGDPSVGAAGTVGAFGTSQSSSRSSMRGTDKGSTTGVVTVVATVNTGTETESGKQPSISMSQDCSSLDSSTIGPRGDGDSHASLIPGPRSCTVSIASSFDNFNINTCEGLAATPSITEAMAIDDIFDRTSVTNVSHHGSNIDKDSLSVLESVGSNEDD, encoded by the exons ATGACGAAGGAAGGTGCAGTTGAAACAGAAAGATCACAGGGATCGCTGTCGGAGGAAGTATCGAAACAAAATCGAAACGAAGATAGAGGCTTTTCGTTACGAAGAATATTTAGCCGTTCGAGAAGTTACAAAGGGGATAACTCATCTGACAAGTTCACCCGGAAAAATAGCTCAGACTCTCTTGCTGTTTGTCCAGTTTGTTATGCAATGAGGTCTAAATCTCTGTTTCCAGAAATTTCGACTTGTGAACACAGGTCTTGCTTAGAGTGTTTAAGACAATATATGACAATAGAAATTAATGAATCAAGGGTTAATTTAACTTGTCCTGAATGTTCCGAACGATTTCATCCCAACGACATCAAACTTATATTAAACAACGATGTCCTTATGGCTAAATATGATGAATTCACACTGCGCAGAATTTTGGTTGCGGATCCTGATTGCCGCTGGTGTCCTGCTCCAGATTGTGGTTATGCTGTCATTGCTTCAGGTTGTGCCAGTTGCCCAAAATTGCAATGTGAACGTCCAGGATGCAACACTGAATTTTGCTACCACTGCAAGCAGATCTGGCATCCTAACCTAACATGTGATTCGGCCAGGATGCGACGTGCAACTCACATCAAGTCTATAACTGGTTCAGAGGGCTGCAATTCAAATGGATCAGATGACATGAAGCCATGTCCACGTTGTGGAGCTTTTATTATCAAAATGGATGATGGTTCTTGTAACCATATGACGTGTGCAGTCTGTGGTGCGGAATTTTGTTGGTTGTGCATGAAAGAAATTTCTGATCTTCACTACTTGAG CCCTTCTGGTTGCACCTTCTGGGGTAAAAAGCCATGGAGTCGCAAGAAGAAGATCCTTTGGCAAATGGGAACTCTTATTGGTGCACCTCTTGGTATTGCTCTTGCTGCAGGAGTGGTTTTACCAGCGATGATAATTGGTATTCCTGTGTATGTTGGACGCCAG GTCCATGACAAATACAACAAACCATACCAGTCAAGGAGGAAGCGTAATGCAGCCATTTCAGGAGCCGTGACACTGTCAGTTCTAGCGTCACCAATCCTAGCGGCATTAACAGTTGGGGTCGGAGTGCCAATTGCCCTTGGGTACATCTACGGAGTGGTACCTGTGTCACTTTGTCGCAGTGGTGGCTGTGCCACAGTAACAAATATACGCAATGGCAAAGGGGTGACTCTTGATTTTGACGAAGATGGAGACCCTTCTGTGGGAGCGGCTGGTACTGTTGGGGCCTTTGGTACTTCTCAGTCAAGTAGTAGGAGCAGCATGCGTGGAACAGACAAGGGTTCAACCACTGGCGTCGTGACTGTTGTGGCAACTGTCAATACAGGAACAG AAACTGAAAGTGGTAAACAGCCCAGCATCAGTATGAGTCAAGATTGTTCAAGCTTAGACAGTAGTACCATTGGTCCTCGAGGGGATGGTGACAGTCATGCCTCACTTATCCCTGGACCTAGAAGTTGTACCGTTAGCATTGCAAGCAGCTTTGACAACTTTAACATCAACACTTGTGAGGGTTTAGCAGCAACACCATCAATAACTGAAGCTATGGCTATCGATGACATTTTTGATCGCACATCTGTCACAAACGTTTCCCATCATGGTAGCAATATCGATAAGGATAGTTTATCAGTACTGGAAAGCGTTGGAAGCAATGAGGATGATTGA